One window of the Lodderomyces elongisporus chromosome 6, complete sequence genome contains the following:
- the PAN5 gene encoding 2-dehydropantoate 2-reductase (Ketopantoate reductase) (KPA reductase) (KPR) → MSPVQSLGEPLKVFILGAGSVGSLIAHDLKQHFPKTVSPTFLLRPYRSIQDYNQITLRRLFDSSSQPKSTVECDAANESTLAPDNDFIENLIITTKTFQTEAALKPYVHRLNASSNILILQNGMGMPRNLINKFWSSSNSADSRPTFYQAITTHGVFKDAQGVVNHASNGILQISSEQNPIKAADKSEPDFQQVAEATHETVRLPLLIQLLLETESLNAKFVPYNEFLLLQMEKLVVNCCINPTSALFDVNNGSLLYGNEITNIWKSIITECVRLFFAEFPVLQDISTARSFLDEKRLLDSVISVCRLTSANSSSMREDVTHLRQTEIENMNGYIAYLGRKHNIPTFTNTMITSMIKSKLSIDRGIDKATAESILDV, encoded by the coding sequence ATGTCTCCGGTACAAAGTCTTGGTGAGCCGCTTAAGGTATTTATCTTGGGTGCTGGGTCAGTGGGCTCTTTGATAGCCCATGACTTGAAACAGCATTTTCCCAAAACCGTAAGCCCAACATTTCTTTTACGTCCCTACCGATCCATACAAGATTACAACCAAATTACACTAAGACGACTATTTGACTCTTCATCTCAACCAAAACTGACCGTAGAATGTGATGCGGCAAACGAGTCTACATTAGCACCAGATAATGATTTTATAGAGAATCTCATCATCACGACAAAGACTTTCCAAACTGAAGCTGCTTTGAAGCCATATGTGCATCGACTAAATGCCTCATCAAATATCCTCATTTTACAAAACGGCATGGGAATGCCACGAAACTTGATCAATAAGTTTTGGAGCAGTAGCAATTCTGCTGATAGCAGACCCACCTTCTATCAAGCAATTACAACGCATGGTGTTTTTAAGGATGCTCAAGGGGTAGTAAATCATGCTTCAAATGGAATATTACAGATTAGTAGCGAGCAGAATCCAATTAAAGCAGCAGATAAGTCCGAACCAGATTTTCAACAAGTAGCCGAAGCAACACATGAAACAGTACGATTGCCATTGTTGATTCAACTATTACTTGAAACAGAAAGCTTGAATGCCAAATTTGTGCCCTATAATGAATTTCTCCTTTTACAGATGGAGAAATTGGTGGTGAATTGTTGTATCAATCcaacatctgccttatttGATGTTAATAATGGTTCTTTGTTATATGGCAAtgaaattacaaatatttGGAAATCCATAATCACTGAGTGCGTGAGATTATTCTTTGCTGAGTTTCCAGTGTTGCAAGATATTTCTACGGCACGATCTTTTCTTGATGAAAAGAGATTACTCGATAGTGTTATTTCTGTGTGTCGATTGACTTCGGCGAATAGCTCTAGTATGAGAGAAGATGTGACTCATTTACGCCAGACTGAAATAGAGAATATGAATGGATATATTGCGTACCTTGGAAGGAAACATAATATACCTACATTTACAAATACAATGATTACCTCGATGATCAAGTCCAAGTTAAGTATTGATCGCGGAATTGACAAGGCCACAGCAGAATCTATACTAGATGTATAA
- the DAL5_3 gene encoding Allantoate permease produces the protein MSEKMNEKVSETNSIEPVFSFTREDLEEKKPHVLATITSARGREIVITNNVDQAMQFAIDHKDNRIEIDEATNKRILRKIDLFVLPVVCLVYAFQYMDKTATSYSSILGLRTSLNMQGDMYSWTTTCFYLGYLVFEFPASFLLQRFPLVKTVSVFIILWGMILALCAVPEYPGFIALRTILGALESSVTPAFAIVTSQWYKQEEQFLRTAWWFSSNGIGTIVGSGISYGLYENQGSYSLPAWKLVFVITGVLTIFLGFLIMAHIPDTPTGAWFLSEEEKVLVVERARTNQQGFGNPRFKKSQFIEALTDHRTWLYVLFGLAFDIPNGGITSFSSILLNEDFGFSTSKALLMNMPMGAIEIVGCPLLAYLATYIKSRMLMAVFATSVAIMSSCLLAFAPSKEARLAGLYLFTLAPIGPICILSQIASSVAGHTKKVTVGSLYLIGYCVGNLIGPQTFIASQAPGYQGAKVAIVVCTCFSLFTLVALYISYYVENKRRDSLPPIDMHLENYEFADLTDRENPHFRYAL, from the coding sequence ATGAGTGAGAAGATGAATGAAAAAGTCAGTGAGACTAATAGTATTGAACctgttttttcctttactAGGGAGGATttggaagagaagaaaccACATGTGTTGGCCACCATTACATCTGCTCGTGGTCGTGAAATTGTCATTACAAATAATGTGGACCAAGCAATGCAATTTGCAATTGACCACAAGGACAATAGGATCGAGATCGATGAAGCTACAAACAAGAGAATCTTGagaaaaattgatttgtttgttttacCTGTGGTTTGCTTGGTTTATGCATTCCAATATATGGATAAAACGGCAACGAGTTATAGTTCCATTTTGGGGTTGAGGACAAGCTTGAATATGCAAGGAGATATGTATAGCTGGACCACGACGTGTTTCTATCTTGGGTACTTGGTATTTGAATTTCCAgcatcttttttgcttcaacGGTTCCCTTTGGTCAAGACTGTTTCTGTCTTTATTATTCTCTGGGGTATGATTCTTGCATTGTGTGCCGTGCCCGAATACCCAGGTTTCATTGCGTTGAGAACCATATTGGGTGCATTGGAGTCCTCGGTGACCCCAGCTTTTGCTATTGTTACTTCACAATGGTATAAGCAAGAAGAACAATTTTTAAGGACTGCTTGGTGGTTTTCGTCAAACGGAATAGGTACAATTGTGGGACTGGGTATTAGCTATGGGTTGTATGAGAACCAGGGCTCGTATTCTTTGCCAGCTTGGAAATTGGTTTTTGTTATTACTGGTGTGTTGACAATCTTTTTGGGGTTCTTGATCATGGCACATATTCCAGATACTCCAACGGGTGCATGGTTCTTATCCGAGGAGGAGAAGGTATTGGTTGTTGAAAGAGCACGAACAAATCAGCAAGGGTTTGGAAACCCTCGGTTTAAGAAAAGCCAGTTTATTGAGGCACTAACTGATCATCGTACATGGTTATATGTCTTGTTTGGGCTTGCCTTTGATATTCCTAATGGTGGAATAACAAGTTTCAGCTCCATATTGCTCAATGAAGATTTTGGATTTAGCACTTCAAAGGcgttgttgatgaatatGCCTATGGGTGCAATTGAGATTGTTGGGTGTCCACTATTGGCGTATTTGGCAACTTATATCAAATCGCGCATGCTTATGGCCGTATTTGCCACATCGGTAGCCATAATGCTGTCGTGCTTATTGGCATTTGCCCCGTCAAAAGAAGCAAGATTGGCTGGTCTCTATCTATTCACATTGGCCCCAATTGGACCCATATGTATCCTTTCGCAGATAGCTTCGTCGGTGGCTGGACATACAAAGAAAGTCACTGTGGGTTCTTTATATTTGATAGGATACTGTGTTGGGAACTTGATTGGTCCACAGACGTTTATTGCCAGCCAAGCTCCTGGTTATCAAGGTGCCAAGgttgctattgttgtgTGTACATGTTTTTCGCTATTCACATTGGTTGCACTTTATATTTCTTATTACGTCGAGAACAAGAGAAGGGATAGTTTACCACCAATTGATATGCATCTTGAGAACTATGAGTTTGCCGATTTAACTGATAGGGAAAATCCACACTTTAGATACGCCTTATAG
- the CAB5 gene encoding Dephospho-CoA kinase cab5 (BUSCO:EOG09264E6Z) has protein sequence MLIVGLTGGIACGKSTVSKELQTNYKLTVVDADLIAREVVYPGKPAYNKIIEYFKDVPNLVDANDKSLNRAALGQAVFNDKSKLKKLNSIVHPAVKWEIAKQILWAYLHLKSIVVLDVPLLFESQLYLVCGLVITVSAPLELQTKRLLLRNPELTAEDAEKRIKSQMSNLERNYRSDIVIENSGTVEDLHDELEHVVQKIKPAKIWTLLDLIPPFGIASAAFTFFIRRMVENYRGKKPKTE, from the coding sequence ATGTTGATTGTAGGTCTCACTGGTGGTATAGCGTGTGGTAAGTCTACAGTTTCAAAAGAGCTACAAACAAACTACAAATTGACTGTTGTTGATGCCGATTTGATTGCACGAGAAGTGGTTTACCCCGGTAAACCGGCTTACAACAAAATCATTGAATACTTTAAAGATGTCCCAAATTTAGTTGACGCAAATGATAAAAGCCTCAACAGAGCAGCATTGGGCCAAGCTGTTTTCAACGACAAGAGCAAGCTAAAGAAACTAAATTCAATAGTCCACCCCGCAGTCAAATGGGAGATTGCAAAGCAGATTCTATGGGCATATTTACATCTAAAAAGCATTGTAGTGTTGGATGTGCCACTTTTGTTTGAATCTCAATTGTATTTAGTTTGTGGGCTTGTGATTACAGTTTCTGCGCCATTGGAATTGCAAACAAAGCGCTTACTTTTGAGAAACCCGGAGTTGACAGCAGAAGATgctgaaaaaagaattaaaagtCAAATGTCAAACTTGgaaagaaattatagaagtGATATTGTTATCGAAAACTCGGGAACTGTTGAAGATCTTCATGATGAGCTAGAACATGTGGTGcaaaaaatcaaaccaGCTAAAATATGGACATTGCTTGACTTGATTCCGCCTTTTGGTATCGCTTCTGCCGCTTTCACATTTTTTATACGAAGAATGGTGGAAAATTATAGAGGCAAAAAGCCAAAGACCGAATAG
- the ATG16 gene encoding autophagy protein 16, interacts with Atg12p-Atg5p — protein sequence MSSTWPSEILQSLRERDDTEKKDVKYFRAFTQLAQQLENSKQSFDRSTTIGSLPHSSANHPSSSSSSSSSSSSSSSSSGNGAITSNTPSPSLVVPSSSAVKSKKQQVDDIDLRLVKAMSQNQQLANENSDLIDNLNSVTLKNEQLESTINDRDGKIRRLEKGVLKLKQKIENLEMEIKEKNKTIELVNDELLTSQLQNNVLRNQQGK from the coding sequence ATGAGTTCAACATGGCCACTGGAGATTTTACAAAGTTTGAGGGAAAGAGATGATACTGAAAAGAAGGATGTGAAATACTTTAGGGCCTTTACACAATTGGCTCAGCAATTGGAAAACCTGAAGCAAAGCTTTGATAGATCCACAACTATTGGTTCTCTTCCCCATTCTTCCGCTAATCATCcgtcctcttcttcttcttcttcttcttcctcctcctcttcttcgtcatcttctGGAAATGGAGCAATAACATCAAATACACCGTCCCCGTCACTTGTCGTCCCTTCCTCGTCTGCAGTTAAATCTAAGAAACAACAGGTTGATGACATTGATCTTCGATTGGTCAAAGCCATGTCGCAGAATCAGCAATTAGCAAATGAAAACTCGGATTTGATAGATAACCTTAATTCTGttactttgaaaaatgaacaGCTTGAACTGACTATCAATGACAGAGATGGTAAGATACGTCGGTTGGAAAAGGGGGTGCTAAAgttgaagcaaaaaattgagaatTTAGAGAtggaaattaaagaaaagaataaaaccATTGAATTGGTTAATGACGAATTGTTGACGAGCCAATTGCAGAATAATGTGCTACGTAACCAGCAAGGGAAATAG
- the CNB1 gene encoding Calcineurin subunit B produces the protein MGASSSILNDFKEDTNFSIEEIDRLRKRFMKLDKDGSGEIDKNEFLSIPGISSNPLAARLMDVFDKDGDGQIDFQEFITGLSAFSGKSSALEKLRFAFNIYDIDRDGYIGNGELFIVMKMMVGKNLQDEELQQIVDKTMMEADKDGDGKLNFEEFKQAVDSNSIANTLTLNMF, from the coding sequence ATGGGCGCTTCTTCGAGTATACTCAATGACTTTAAGGAGGATACAAATTTCAGCATCGAAGAAATCGATCGATTGCGCAAAAGATTTATGAAGCTAGATAAGGACGGGTCAGGTGAAATAGACAAGAATGAGTTTTTATCGATCCCTGGTATTTCCTCAAACCCGCTTGCTGCAAGGCTAATGGATGTATTTGACAAAGACGGCGATGGCCAAATTGATTTCCAAGAATTCATCACCGGACTCAGTGCATTTAGTGGTAAATCTTCAGCGTTGGAGAAATTGCGGTTCGCATTTAATATCTACGATATCGACCGTGATGGATATATAGGTAATGGAGAGTTATTCATagtgatgaagatgatggtGGGGAAAAACTTGCAGGATGAAGAATTGCAGCAAATTGTGGACAAAACAATGATGGAGGCAGATAAAGATGGGGACGGGAAATTGAACTTTGAAGAGTTTAAACAGGCAGTGGATAGCAATTCTATTGCCAATACATTAACCTTGAATATGTTCTAG
- the ADH1_2 gene encoding Alcohol dehydrogenase, with protein MSPSIPKTQKAVVFETNGGPLEYKDIDVPTPKPNELLINVKYSGVCHTDLHAWKGDWPLDTKLPLVGGHEGAGVVVGMGSNVTGWEIGDYAGIKWLNGSCMNCEYCQKGAEPNCAKADLSGYLHDGSFQQYATADAIQAAKIPKSADLAKAAPILCAGVTVYKALKTADLQAGEWVCISGAGGGLGSLAVQYAKAMGYRVIGIDGGADKGEFVKKLGAEAFIDFTKEKDIVKAVQDATDGGPHGAINVSVSPAAIDQSVQYLRPLGVSVLVGLPAGAKVSASVFDSVVKSIQIRASYVGNRRDTTEALDFFARGLVDCPIKIVGLSELPEVFKLMEEGKILGRMVLDTSK; from the coding sequence ATGTCTCCATCAATCCCAAAAACTCAAAAGGCTGTCGTTTTTGAAACCAACGGTGGTCCATTGGAATACAAGGACATTGATGTGCCAACCCCAAAGCCAAATGAATTGTTGATCAATGTCAAGTACTCTGGTGTCTGTCACACTGACTTGCACGCTTGGAAGGGTGACTGGCCATTGGACACTAAATTGCCATTGGTTGGTGGTCACGAAGgtgctggtgttgttgttggtatgGGTTCTAATGTTACAGGCTGGGAAATTGGTGACTATGCTGGTATCAAGTGGCTTAACGGTTCATGTATGAATTGTGAATACTGTCAAAAGGGTGCTGAGCCAAACTGTGCTAAGGCTGACTTGTCTGGATACTTGCACGATGGTTCATTCCAACAATATGCCACTGCAGATGCTATCCAAGCCGCCAAGATCCCCAAGTCTGCTGACTTGGCCAAAGCTGCCCCAATCTTGTGTGCTGGTGTTACCGTTTACAAGGCTTTGAAGACTGCTGATTTGCAAGCTGGTGAATGGGTCTGTATctctggtgctggtggtggtttgGGTTCATTGGCTGTCCAATACGCCAAGGCAATGGGTTACAGAGTCATTGGTAttgatggtggtgctgACAAGGGTGAATTTGTCAAGAAGTTGGGTGCTGAGGCCTTTATTGACTTCACCAAGGAGAAGGATATCGTTAAAGCTGTTCAAGACGCTACCGATGGTGGCCCACACGGTGCAATTAACGTTTCCGTTTCTCCAGCTGCTATTGACCAATCTGTGCAATACCTTAGACCATTGGGTGTCAGTGTTCTTGTTGGTTTGCCAGCAGGCGCAAAGGTTAGTGCCAGTGTCTTTGACTCGGTCGTTAAGTCCATCCAAATTAGAGCATCATATGTCGGTAACAGAAGAGACACTACCGAGGCATTGGACTTCTTTGCTAGAGGCCTTGTCGACTGTCCAATCAAGATTGTGGGTCTTAGTGAGTTGCCAGAAGTTTTCAAGTTGATGGAGGAAGGTAAGATCTTGGGTAGAATGGTTCTTGACACCTCCAAGTAA
- the CCT3 gene encoding T-complex protein 1 subunit gamma, with product MQAPVVYLNTSTQRQTGRQAQVANITAAKAVADIIRTCLGPKAMLKMLLDPMGGIVLTNDGHAILREIDVSHPAAKSMIELSRTQDEEVGDGTTTVIILAGEILAQTFPYIEKNIHPVIIIKALKQALKDALEVIHEVSRPVDIDNDKAMVKLIQASIGTKYINKWSEKMCNLSLKAVRTVMIQNGNHKEIDVKRYVRIEKIPGGEVADSEVLDGILLNKDVVHPKMKRLIENPRVILLDCPLEYKKGESQTNIEITKEDDWNRILQIEEEQVKALCDQLLEFKPDLVITEKGVSDLAQHYLLKGGVSVLRRVKKTDNNRIARATGATIVNRVEDLKESDVGTRCGEFKVELIGDEYFSYIYKCKNPQACTIILRGASKDILNEIERNLHDAMAVTRNVMFEPSLSPGGGATEMACSVRLSEKAKTIKGVEQYPYQAVADAFEVIPRTLIQNCGGNPIKVLSQLRAKQASGEYTFGIDGENGKVVNMEDYGIWEPEVIKQQSIKTAIESAALLLRVDDIVSGVRQTS from the coding sequence ATGCAAGCACCAGTAGTGTATTTAAACACTTCAACACAAAGGCAAACAGGACGCCAAGCACAAGTTGCAAACATAACAGCTGCAAAGGCAGTTGCAGACATCATCAGAACATGTCTAGGTCCTAAGGCAATGCTCAAGATGTTATTGGATCCCATGGGCGGAATTGTTTTGACCAATGATGGACATGCAATTTTGAGAGAGATTGATGTGTCTCACCCTGCAGCAAAGTCGATGATTGAGCTTTCCAGAACCCAAGATGAGGAAGTTGGAGATGGTACAACAACTGTGATTATTTTGGCAGGAGAAATCTTGGCTCAAACCTTTCCATacattgaaaagaatattcACCCAGTTATCATTATCAAAGCGCTTAAACAAGCATTAAAGGATGCATTGGAAGTCATTCACGAAGTTTCTAGACCAGTTGACATTGACAATGACAAGGCCATGGTCAAATTGATTCAAGCTTCCATTGGTACTAAATACATCAATAAATGGTCAGAAAAAATGTGCAACTTGAGTTTGAAAGCAGTGAGGACCGTTATGATTCAAAATGGCAACCATAAAGAAATCGATGTCAAGCGATATGTCAGAATTGAGAAGATCCCAGGTGGAGAAGTTGCTGACTCTGAAGTTTTGGATGGTATCTTGTTGAACAAAGACGTTGTCCATCCAAAGATGAAGAGGTTAATTGAAAACCCTAGAGTCATCTTGTTGGATTGTCCACTTGAATATAAAAAGGGTGAATCGCAAACCAACATTGAAATTACAAAGGAAGATGATTGGAACAGGATATTGCAAATTGAGGAAGAGCAAGTTAAGGCATTATGCGACCAGCTTTTGGAATTTAAGCCCGATTTGGTCATTACTGAAAAGGGTGTTAGTGACTTGGCACAACATTACCTTTTAAAGGGCGGAGTCTCAGTTTTGCGAAGAGTTAAAAAGACCGATAACAATAGGATTGCAAGAGCCACAGGCGCCACAATCGTGAATCGTGTTGAGGATTTGAAAGAATCCGATGTGGGCACTAGATGTGGTGAATTTAAGGTTGAGTTGATAGGTGACGAATACTTTTCATACATCTACAAGTGTAAAAACCCACAAGCATGTACTATTATTTTGAGAGGTGCATCTAAGGATATACTCAATGAGATTGAAAGGAACTTGCATGATGCAATGGCTGTAACAAGAAATGTCATGTTTGAGCCTTCATTGAGTCCCGGTGGTGGTGCAACCGAGATGGCATGCAGTGTTAGATTATCAGAGAAAGCCAAGACCATTAAGGGAGTAGAACAGTATCCATATCAagctgttgctgatgcgTTTGAAGTTATACCAAGAACATTGATTCAAAACTGCGGAGGTAATCCAATTAAAGTATTATCACAATTGAGAGCAAAGCAAGCTTCAGGAGAATACACATTTGGTATTGATGGTGAAAACGGCAAGGTTGTTAATATGGAGGATTATGGAATTTGGGAGCCAGAAGTAATTAAACAGCAGTCAATCAAGACAGCTATCGAGAGTGCggcattgttgttgagagTAGATGATATTGTTAGCGGCGTACGTCAAACCAGTTAG
- the RIM13 gene encoding cysteine protease (MEROPS:MER0005406), whose amino-acid sequence MSLPQLLLHIEKCHVYLAIDNFEQAKAEILHSIKLLNLWSKHNLVQNPQIEKYISKYLLHLYDNVVSKNSAPLTTSQKLTWLSSKLAHSNETCYPILQFDSSLNSLNAIFINTDDTEYEELPLVLPRGIDATYEPISNDSICKNINDLTDSCWETDPAKLALLYQDLLQNCSFVSSFLSLSDQNYPLVEIITPHCASKRYAVALHFNGSQRKVYINNKLPKLTFSNRNIIIKSIDEESISNSKSKSRSSSDSGNSDGVNSDGVNSDRSTSTKSLYWPALIEKAFLKVMAKGYAIDGSNMANDTYMLSGWLPEIIKLKQGSLPILLKKLWSLKKLGKLVLGVGTAQLSTKLSMELNLISEHDYSIIGFNSEEGNECITLKNSWLTPDMKNRFITTSDYSQFKYLYVNWKPYSSGDPTVENFIYSERKINLADLPQFQITAMDECHILLERHFSTSTKDNQPLEQQQQQQQQQQEQQQQQPWTKITVYDSEYKVLAPTQCPIVQILETNNRLQLIKLKPGIYTMAIWSNKSGNFSLSSFANTQIRKSQSQYNFTHKIHGAWNSDTCGGNWTLSTFLNNPQYEIYASEPTSATLCIYTERDDAVNIHLVHSDNFAVGKRICQFHLEKSLINENYNQAFQSYSVQLQPGYYRLIVSTYQPCTNAYSLILNSSAELSVMKVPDSMALYSTSTKVPWNNKNRLKLPITVDTANTVATIKLSHSQTGNFPSRHTDYRPGMRCSIFNAITKQPLQINEAFDNDTFYGLYVDQKFASTGQYILLIERFEIGTGICHVEIGSNFKLQIEQAQFV is encoded by the coding sequence ATGTCTCTACCGCAACTCCTTCTCCACATTGAGAAATGTCATGTCTATTTGGCGATTGACAATTTCGAACAAGCCAAAGCTGAAATCTTGCACAGCATCAAGCTTTTGAACTTGTGGAGTAAACACAATCTCGTACAAAATCcgcaaattgaaaagtatATCTCGAAATATTTGCTACATTTGTACGATAACGTGGTGTCGAAAAATCTGGCTCCACTAACTACATCTCAAAAGTTAACATGGCTTTCTTCAAAGCTAGCACACTCAAACGAAACCTGCTACCCAATCTTACAATTTGACTCAAGTTTAAATTCACTCAATGCTATATTTATCAACACTGATGACACTGAATATGAAGAGCTTCCCTTGGTACTACCACGCGGGATAGATGCTACATATGAACCAATCTCCAACGACTCGATTTGTAAAAATATCAATGATTTAACTGACAGTTGCTGGGAAACAGACCCAGCAAAGCTAGCCTTATTGTATCAGGAccttttgcaaaattgcTCCTTTGTCTCATCCTTTTTATCGCTATCAGATCAAAATTACCCATTAGTGGAGATCATCACTCCACACTGTGCCTCTAAGAGATATGCCGTAGCTTTGCATTTTAATGGATCTCAACGAAAAGTATAcataaacaacaaattaCCAAAATTGACTTTCTCAAACAgaaatattattataaaaTCAATCGATGAAGAGAGTATTAGTAATAGTAAGAGTAAGAGTAGGAGCAGTAGTGATAGTGGTAATAGCGATGGTGTTAATAGTGATGGTGTTAATAGTGATCGTAGTACGAGCACAAAGAGTTTGTACTGGCCAGCTTTGATTGAAAAGGCATTCTTAAAAGTCATGGCCAAAGGATACGCAATCGATGGATCAAATATGGCAAATGACACATACATGCTAAGTGGATGGCTACCTGAAAtcatcaaactcaaacaagGTTCATTACCTATTTTATTAAAGAAATTGTGGTCTTTGAAAAAACTCGGAAAATTGGTGTTGGGCGTAGGAACGGCGCAATTGAGTACCAAACTCAGTATGGAACTAAACTTGATAAGCGAACACGATTATCTGATAATTGGCTTTAACCTGGAGGAGGGAAACGAGTGTATCACATTAAAGAACTCCTGGCTTACCCCAGACATGAAAAATAGGTTCATCACAACAAGCGACTATTCTCAATTTAAATACTTGTACGTCAACTGGAAACCATATAGTCTGGGTGACCCAACGGTGGAAAATTTTATCTACTctgaaagaaagataaatCTAGCAGACCTCCCACAATTCCAGATAACTGCCATGGACGAGTGCCACATATTATTAGAAAGACATTTTTCTACACTGACAAAAGATAATCAGCCTTtggaacagcaacagcaacaacaacaacaacaacaagagcagcagcagcagcagcctTGGACCAAAATCACTGTATACGATTCCGAGTATAAAGTTCTTGCACCAACGCAATGCCCTATAGTTCAAATACTAGAAACAAATAATCGGCTACAACtaataaaattgaaaccCGGAATATATACCATGGCAATTTGGTCAAATAAACTGGGCAACTTTAGTCTCTCATCATTTGCAAATACGCAAATCAGGAAACTGCAGAGCCAATACAATTTTACACACAAGATTCATGGTGCATGGAATTCAGACACTTGTGGTGGAAATTGGACATTATCTACATTCCTCAATAACCCACAGTATGAGATATACGCCAGCGAGCCTACACTGGCAACACTCTGTATATATACCGAGAGAGATGACGCGGTAAACATACACCTTGTTCACTCAGACAACTTTGCCGTGGGTAAAAGAATTTGTCAATTTCATTTGGAAAAATCACTAATTAATGAAAATTATAATCAGGCTTTCCAACTGTACTCAGTGCAATTGCAGCCAGGGTACTATAGACTAATAGTATCAACTTATCAACCTTGCACCAATGCATattctttgattttaaaCTCGCTGGCTGAACTATCCGTAATGAAGGTACCCGACTCCATGGCACTTTACTCAACATCAACTAAAGTTCCAtggaacaacaaaaatagaCTCAAGCTACCTATTACCGTAGATACGGCAAACACGGTGGCGACAATTAAACTCTCGCATCTGCAAACCGGAAACTTTCCACTGCGACATACAGATTATCGACCAGGGATGCGGTGCTCTATATTTAACGCGATAACGAAGCAGCCGCTACAAATCAATGAGGCGTTTGACAATGATACTTTCTATGGATTATATGTAGACCAAAAGTTTGCAAGCACGGGGCAATATATTCTTTTAATCGAGAGATTTGAAATTGGCACAGGGATATGCCATGTTGAAATAGGCAGTAACTTTAAATTGCAGATTGAACAAGCACAATTTGTATAA